The sequence AATCTTTATGTCACAATATCACAATAGTGATAGAAAGATAGAGGGAGACCATACAGTGAGGCAAAATGAGTACCAGATGCTCTGCTTTTGCATAGGatagtataaaaacaaaatctggcaAAATCAACCAATTTGCAATCTAATCAAGTCTCAGAATAAAGCttgaaaacagagaaattaaaaaaataattagcatcCAGCAAGGTAAAATACATAATGTCTGGCATTTGTTCCGATTTACCAGTCAtgaaacaaagtagaaaaaaggTTCATAAGTGAGGAGAACAATGAATCAACTGAAACTGACCCAGACAAATGACACAGGTACGAGAATTAACAGATATAAGcatttaaaatctttacaaattcaTTCCATATCTTTGAAAATCAGCATCCTAGCATCCAAGGGAGGGATAAAATTGGGATGGCAGTCCAAAATTCACCATCAAcataaactgtcactatttgacACAACTAGAAGCTCACTAAAATGCCCCATtcgaaagttttttttttaatttttttaatttgacatgaCTCAGAAATCACCCTGAATAAAAGACATTTGTAGTGGCAATTGTTTACCATTGGAGTATCTTAAGGCAAATTTACTGATTGGGCTAACAAAAGACTGACCAtaaaacttaaacaaacaaataagcaaaaaacatAGAATAAGATGCCAATCAGAGAGTTTGAAAAGTTCCAACATAGTCCTAAGAATCTAGAAAACCATATACCTGTGTGCATAGTACATgcacaagattaaaaaaaaatacactcaaaataaaaatttgctttcTAATCAAGGACTTTATATCAGCTATTATGAATAAGTTCTATGAACTAAAAGAAACCAAGtctaaagcagaaaaaaaaaagtttgagaattatGTGtcaccaaataaaaaatataaataaagagataggaatttaaaaaaagaaccaaatataatggaaaaatataataaatgaaatgtaaaattcaCTCCTGGTGCTCAAAAGCATATTTGAActtgtagaaaaaaatgaataagcaaacataAAGAAAGGCCAATTGAGACTACCCAactaaagaagcaagaaaaaaaaagaattgcagaaAAACAAAGTCTCAAAAACTTTCAGGATACTAACAAAAAATAGCAACATActtataaaagaaaactgaaaatgacgagagacagaaataacatttgaagaaatattggctgaaatttttcaaaaattgcttaaaaaaaaacatttaatccTCATATACAGGAAGCTCAGCAAATTTCACGTAGGTTGAAATCAAGATATTCTTAACCAGTGTCAAacttttgaaagaagaaaacaaagggataaTCTTCCAAGCAATAAGATatgattttaaatacatttgattGTTAAGAATTTAAAGAATCTCTCCCTGATTCTCTTGGTTTTCACACCATAAATAATAGGGTTCATCATGGGTGGAATAAGAAGATATATATTGGCTATAAAAATATGGATATGTGGAGCAATGTGGTGGCCAAACCTAtgagtgagaaaagagaaaaaggctgGTGTATAAAACACCAAGATGACCCATACATGGGAGACACATGTGCTTAAGGTCTTGAGACGGGCAGCTTTGGATGGGAGATTAAAGACAGTGAGAAGAATAAGGACATAAGAACAGATGATCAATATGAAATCCAGTCCCCCTGTCAGGAATGCCACAATTAGGCTGTAGGCTCTACGAATCTTGGTCTCGGTGCAAACCAGCTTTATCAGGGCCATAAACTCACAGTAGGTATGGGGGATGACATTAGTTCGGCAGTAGGAAAGCCACCTCAGTAGAAAGGGGTGTGGACTGAGGAGTATAGTTCCTCTGAAGACAATACCCAAACCCAAGCCTACAATCACTGCAGGTGTTAGGATAGTGGAATGTCTTAATGGATGGCAGATGGCTATGTAGCGGTCAAAAGCCATGGCCAAAATAAACCCAGATTCCATAGTAGACAGAGAATGAATAAGATACATTTGAGTGAGGCAGACTTCAAAGTAGATCTCTCTGTAATTGAACCAGAAGAGGCTGAGAATCTTGGGAAGCGTAGAAGAAGTAAGCATCAAATCAGCCACGGACAGCATACATAGAAAGAGGTACATAGGTTCATGCAGTTTGTGGTCTGTCTTGACAATGAATAGAAGGGCAACATTTCCCATTAGTGACACTATGTAGACGAGACAAAAAGGGATAGAGATCCATACGTGGACAGTCTCCAATCCTGGGATGCCAAGTAGTAGGAAGGTGGAAGGGTGAAGATTGGTCCTGTTATAATTTAACATTATGCAAACAGTAGATATTCCATGGCCctgttcaaattttaaaaaatcacaaaaattataaatatatgaaaccaggttttttttttttttcattattctaggCCAGAATGGATGCTGGCTATTGAATTAATCCTTCTGTAATATAATCTTGAAAGGCGTCAAATACATGGGACTACGTTTTGGAGGGTAagaaaaatcattagaaaatcatctatctagctagctagctagctattatctacctatctatctattctatctccttgacttttttttttttttcagaaagtgtTGCTCAGATAGCCAGATGCATTTCAGAGGTATTCCAGAAGTAGTAGTTGATACATTGCTAAGAATGAAGATATAATTTTCTACCGtttgagaaaagcaaaaaagtgTAAGTACCACCATCATGAATGAGATCAGTGATCTGTGATATTTTAACTCTCTTATTCCCCTTCCAATGATAGAACTTACAGATATAAGGAAAAGGTGACTTGGGAAATACTAAAGAACAATTGGGAAAGCGATCTAAAAAAGCAGAATGAAGAGGTATGAACAAAACtggtcctattttttttttattaattttttattttttataaacatatatttttatccccaggggtacaggtctgtgaatcaccaggtttacacacttcacagcactcaccaaagctaTCTTTAAAGATGATTCATTGAGCTAATAAATGAAGGACACTtatcttcataaaatgagttcaactgaatgataagaaaat comes from Mustela erminea isolate mMusErm1 chromosome 9, mMusErm1.Pri, whole genome shotgun sequence and encodes:
- the LOC116599771 gene encoding olfactory receptor 52K2-like, whose amino-acid sequence is MLNYNRTNLHPSTFLLLGIPGLETVHVWISIPFCLVYIVSLMGNVALLFIVKTDHKLHEPMYLFLCMLSVADLMLTSSTLPKILSLFWFNYREIYFEVCLTQMYLIHSLSTMESGFILAMAFDRYIAICHPLRHSTILTPAVIVGLGLGIVFRGTILLSPHPFLLRWLSYCRTNVIPHTYCEFMALIKLVCTETKIRRAYSLIVAFLTGGLDFILIICSYVLILLTVFNLPSKAARLKTLSTCVSHVWVILVFYTPAFFSFLTHRFGHHIAPHIHIFIANIYLLIPPMMNPIIYGVKTKRIRERFFKFLTIKCI